The following proteins are co-located in the Vicugna pacos chromosome 3, VicPac4, whole genome shotgun sequence genome:
- the RFESD gene encoding Rieske domain-containing protein, translated as MDFDGSEQDPEMKTYSTVCVGREDDIKKSERMTAVVHDREVVIFYHKGEYHAMDIRCYHSGGPLHLGEIEEFDGRPCIVCPWHKYKITLATGEGLYQSINPKDPSAKPKWCSKGIKQRIHKVTVDNGNIYVTLSDEPFKCDSDFYATGVYKVIQSSS; from the exons ATGGATTTTGATGGCTCTGAACAAGATCCTGAAATGAAGACATATTCTACTGTCTGTGTTGGCAGAGAAGACGATATTAAAAAGTCTGAAAGAATGACAGCTGTTGTCCACGATAGAGAAGTGGTCATTTTCTACCACAAAGGAGAATATCATGCTATGGATATTCGCTGTTACC ACTCAGGAGGACCTTTACATTTGGGAGAAATAGAG GAGTTTGATGGACGACCATGTATAGTTTGCCCCtggcataaatacaaaattactTTGGCAACAGGAGAAGGACTGTATCAGTCTATAAACCCTAAAGATCCATCAGCAAAACCCAAGTGGTGTTCCAAAGGAATAAAGCAAAGGATTCATAAAGTGACAGTGGACAATGGGAATATTTATGTGACTCTTTCTGATGAGCCTTTTAAGTGTGACTCTGATTTTTATGCCACTGGAGTCTACAAAGTAATTCAGAGTTCTTCCTGA
- the SPATA9 gene encoding spermatogenesis-associated protein 9 gives MSIRPVGWIFGQMLKNFSGRIEGIQKAILDLVDEFKDEFPTLLRVSQSNQQREPIQKTSKIKMAVALAKINRGPLIQGLNSISRSSRSVAKLLQPQLACRLLELRDIAHRLLKEVNAPKQPLYNMQVRKDSLFEIISFPAKTALTSIMYASYAALIYLAVCVNAVLEKVKKILQEEESIRQNREESENLRKAFSEPVLSELLYPEGEIKAKPYRSLPEKPDSISDQPKLPANKLSNKIQVLHSVFDQSTEMNH, from the exons ATGTCAATCAGGCCTGTAGGGTGGATATTTGGGCAGATGttgaagaacttttctggaagAA TTGAGGGGATCCAGAAAGCAATCTTGGACCTTGTAGATGAGTTTAAAGATGAATTCCCTACCCTCCTGAGAGTATCACAGTCTAATCAG CAAAGAGAACCCATACAAAAAACATCCAAAATCAAAATGGCTGTCGCTTTAGCCAAGATCAACCGAGGACCATTAATTCAAGGACTAAACAGCATATCCAGATCCTCCAGATcagttgccaaactcctgcagcctCAGCTTGCTTGCAGACTTTTAGAGTTAAGGGACATAGCTCATCGTCTACTGAAGGAAGTTAATGCACCAAAGCAGCCCCTATATAACATGCAG gtcAGAAAGGATTCTTTGtttgaaatcatttctttccCAGCAAAGACTGCTTTAACTAGCATAATGTATGCTTCATATGCAGCACTGATTTATTTG gcaGTCTGTGTTAATGCTGTGCTGGAGAAGGTAAAGAAAATTCTCCAAGAAGAAGAATCCATAAGGCAAAACAGGGAGGAGAGTGAAAATCTTAGAAAAGCCTTTTCTGAGCCTGTGCTTTCTGAGCTTCTGTATCCTGAAGGTGAAATCAAAGCAAAACCTTATAGGTCTTTACCGGAGAAGCCAGACAGTATTTCAGATCAGCCCAAACTTCCTGCTAATAAGTTGAGTAATAAGATCCAGgttttacattctgtgtttgaCCAATCAACTGAAATGAATCACTGA